A genomic window from Sphingobacterium sp. BN32 includes:
- a CDS encoding TPM domain-containing protein → MEIFNQEEQEKIVQAISLAENRTSGEIRLVVERQLHGLEAYDQAKHYFEKLKMHHTTLRNGVLIYLATQDHQFAIIGDAGIHAKVGDDFWQSTKEKMVSFFRQGDYMNGLIEGIHEAGAQLATFFPRREDDVNELPNDIYFGKQ, encoded by the coding sequence ATGGAAATATTCAATCAAGAGGAGCAGGAAAAGATCGTACAGGCAATCAGCTTAGCAGAGAACCGGACTTCGGGTGAGATACGCCTAGTGGTTGAGCGTCAGCTGCATGGCTTAGAAGCATACGACCAAGCGAAGCATTATTTTGAGAAACTTAAAATGCACCATACAACGCTGCGTAATGGCGTTCTGATTTACCTGGCAACGCAAGATCATCAGTTTGCGATAATTGGAGATGCCGGCATACACGCGAAAGTGGGTGATGATTTTTGGCAGAGTACAAAGGAAAAGATGGTGTCTTTTTTCCGTCAGGGCGATTATATGAATGGCCTTATTGAAGGTATTCATGAAGCTGGTGCACAGTTGGCGACGTTTTTTCCAAGACGTGAGGATGATGTAAATGAATTACCGAACGATATTTATTTTGGTAAACAATAA
- the radA gene encoding DNA repair protein RadA, translating into MAKTKSAYFCQSCGYDSPKWLGQCPSCKQWNTFVEEVVEKSSSRVPEWRSTASSKADTKRANKAAIIHEIVYSEEQRIVTPDKEFNRVLGGGIVPGSLVLIGGEPGIGKSTLMLQLALTVSHVKTLYISGEESEQQIKMRAERLVQTSNANCYILTETSMQNIFKQIDQVQPNLLVIDSIQTLHSAQIESAPGSVSQVRECTAELLRFAKETNTPVFIVGHITKDGSIAGPKVLEHMVDTVLQFEGDRNHVYRILRAVKNRFGSSSELGIYEMQGSGLREVSNPSEIMLSQREEQVSGTAVAAMLEGMRPLMIEVQALVSNSAYGTPQRSSTGFDTKRLNMLLAVLEKRFGFRLSAQDVFLNIAGGIRVEDPAIDLAVVAAIISSQQDIPLGSNITFAGEVGLSGEIRAVNRIEQRIQEAEKLGFGQIFISKYNTKGLDAKKYDIAIRPVATLEDVFSALFG; encoded by the coding sequence ATGGCTAAAACTAAATCGGCATACTTCTGCCAATCCTGTGGATACGACTCGCCTAAATGGTTAGGACAATGTCCTTCTTGCAAGCAATGGAATACTTTTGTTGAAGAAGTGGTTGAGAAATCTTCTTCCCGAGTACCCGAATGGCGGAGTACCGCCAGTTCGAAGGCAGATACGAAGCGGGCAAACAAGGCCGCTATCATCCATGAAATTGTCTATTCCGAGGAGCAGCGCATCGTTACTCCCGATAAAGAATTCAACCGCGTCTTAGGCGGAGGAATTGTTCCGGGCTCACTGGTCTTGATCGGTGGAGAACCAGGAATTGGTAAATCTACCTTGATGCTTCAATTAGCCCTTACGGTCTCCCATGTGAAAACATTATATATCTCGGGGGAGGAAAGCGAGCAGCAGATAAAGATGCGCGCTGAACGCCTCGTTCAGACCTCCAATGCGAACTGCTACATCCTGACAGAGACATCGATGCAGAACATCTTTAAACAGATCGACCAGGTACAGCCAAACCTATTGGTAATTGACTCTATACAGACGCTACATTCTGCACAGATTGAATCAGCGCCGGGCTCTGTATCGCAAGTGCGCGAGTGTACTGCAGAGCTGCTTCGCTTTGCGAAGGAAACCAATACTCCCGTGTTTATTGTGGGCCATATCACGAAGGATGGCTCAATCGCGGGCCCAAAGGTATTAGAGCACATGGTGGATACCGTCTTGCAATTTGAAGGCGACAGAAACCATGTCTACCGAATCCTACGCGCAGTAAAAAACCGCTTCGGTTCATCATCAGAGCTAGGAATATACGAGATGCAAGGCTCCGGGTTACGTGAGGTCTCGAATCCTTCGGAAATCATGTTGTCGCAACGCGAAGAGCAGGTGAGCGGTACAGCAGTTGCAGCTATGTTAGAAGGCATGCGCCCCTTAATGATCGAAGTGCAGGCCTTAGTTTCTAATTCAGCATACGGAACCCCACAAAGGAGCTCTACGGGATTCGATACCAAACGCCTGAATATGCTGTTGGCTGTATTAGAAAAACGCTTCGGCTTCCGCCTTAGCGCACAGGACGTCTTCCTGAATATTGCCGGCGGAATACGCGTCGAAGACCCCGCAATTGACCTCGCCGTCGTTGCTGCAATCATCTCCTCACAACAAGATATCCCCCTAGGCTCTAACATCACCTTCGCCGGTGAAGTAGGCCTCTCCGGTGAGATACGCGCCGTAAATCGAATCGAACAACGCATACAAGAAGCCGAAAAACTAGGCTTCGGACAAATATTCATCTCTAAATACAACACCAAAGGCCTAGACGCCAAGAAATACGATATCGCCATTCGCCCAGTCGCAACGCTGGAAGATGTGTTTAGTGCTTTATTTGGATAG
- a CDS encoding TlpA disulfide reductase family protein: MKRGILCLLGAIPSLLFAQEAFSVKGKLQNTDAPAKVYIQYAADGQRVIDSAAVVKGAFSYNGTVSEPTQAQLILSPDGAGIRTLRNPDRTAIYLSKGVINVEGATLKDAKVSGNAINDDFAKYRALVAPLNAEFEVLNKEYQAASDEQKNDEAFVNGLQERASAIFEKQTKIGEEFALNNPNSYVAMNLLEEMISAENVVSVGEPAYNKLSAALKNTAKGKAIAKKIETLKKVAIGATAPEFALPDTSGNVLALSSLRGKYVLIDFWASWCGPCRGENPNVVAAFNKFKDKNFTVLGVSLDRENGKEAWMKAIKDDKLEQWPHVSDLKFWKSEVVGLYGIQGIPQNFLIDPQGKIIASNLRGAALEAKLAEVIK; encoded by the coding sequence ATGAAAAGAGGAATTTTATGTTTGTTAGGAGCGATCCCTAGCTTATTATTTGCCCAAGAAGCTTTTTCAGTGAAGGGTAAACTACAAAATACAGACGCTCCGGCGAAGGTATACATTCAGTACGCAGCGGATGGGCAGCGCGTAATTGACTCTGCAGCAGTTGTTAAAGGAGCATTCTCTTACAACGGAACAGTTTCAGAGCCTACGCAAGCGCAGTTGATCCTTTCTCCTGATGGTGCTGGAATCCGTACCTTAAGAAACCCTGATCGTACGGCAATTTACTTATCTAAGGGTGTTATCAATGTGGAGGGAGCTACATTGAAAGACGCTAAGGTATCAGGAAATGCTATCAACGACGATTTTGCAAAATACAGAGCCTTAGTTGCTCCGTTAAATGCTGAATTTGAGGTGTTAAACAAAGAATATCAGGCTGCTTCTGACGAGCAAAAGAATGATGAAGCATTCGTAAATGGTTTGCAAGAACGTGCTTCTGCAATCTTTGAAAAGCAAACGAAGATCGGCGAAGAGTTTGCCTTGAACAACCCGAACAGCTATGTTGCGATGAACCTATTGGAAGAGATGATTTCTGCGGAAAACGTTGTTTCTGTGGGCGAACCGGCTTACAACAAGTTGTCAGCAGCATTGAAAAACACAGCGAAAGGTAAAGCTATTGCGAAGAAAATCGAGACCTTGAAGAAGGTAGCAATTGGTGCAACGGCTCCTGAATTTGCATTGCCAGATACATCAGGTAATGTACTTGCTTTGTCTTCATTACGTGGAAAATACGTTCTAATCGACTTCTGGGCTAGCTGGTGTGGTCCTTGTCGTGGTGAAAACCCGAACGTAGTGGCAGCATTCAACAAGTTCAAAGACAAAAACTTTACGGTATTAGGTGTGTCTTTAGACCGCGAGAACGGTAAAGAAGCTTGGATGAAAGCAATTAAAGATGATAAATTAGAGCAATGGCCTCATGTTTCAGACTTAAAATTCTGGAAATCAGAGGTGGTAGGCTTATACGGGATCCAAGGAATTCCTCAGAACTTCCTAATCGATCCACAAGGTAAGATCATCGCATCAAACCTTCGTGGCGCAGCATTAGAAGCAAAGTTAGCAGAGGTAATTAAGTAA
- a CDS encoding RNA polymerase sigma factor — translation MYSNLEQEFVSLLEENQNILHKICKLYTVDLASHQDLFQEMVIQLWKSYPMFKGDSKFSTWAYRVSLNTAISLYRGRKIKITTVDWDNSLANIRYEEYNTEEEERLKSLYEAVRQLSDIDKALVYMYLEDKDYSEISETLGISEVNARVKMNRIKTKLKNMLAKQKIA, via the coding sequence ATGTATAGTAACCTGGAACAAGAATTTGTGTCGTTGCTGGAGGAAAATCAGAATATCCTCCACAAGATCTGCAAGCTGTATACAGTGGATCTTGCCTCGCATCAAGATCTTTTCCAGGAGATGGTCATCCAACTGTGGAAGTCTTACCCGATGTTCAAAGGGGATTCCAAATTTTCTACCTGGGCATATCGCGTATCCTTGAATACCGCCATATCCCTCTACCGAGGTCGAAAAATAAAGATTACAACAGTCGACTGGGATAATTCCTTGGCGAATATTCGATATGAAGAGTATAATACTGAGGAGGAGGAGCGACTGAAGTCGCTGTATGAAGCCGTTCGGCAGTTGAGCGATATTGATAAAGCGTTAGTCTATATGTATTTGGAGGATAAAGATTATAGCGAGATATCGGAAACCTTGGGGATCAGCGAGGTGAACGCCAGGGTGAAGATGAACAGGATAAAGACCAAATTGAAAAACATGTTGGCAAAACAAAAAATAGCGTAA
- a CDS encoding YgcG family protein yields the protein MLNKMQSLKGSTKLFFTFFLGLLLSVVAVAQDFPAVPNRLVTDYTNTLSSGQQMELEQKLLAFEDSTSIQIAVVVMNSTGDYDIADYGDRLAKQWGIGNKKYDNGILFLVALGDRAVTIRTGYGLEGAVPDVIAYRIIENEVKPAFRQGNYFSGIDNGVNAIISYSKGEYKADPKDSYSTEGGGGIPIIFIIIIIFVVLALISRGGGGKNGGGRVMNGRGSSDLFWWTLLNSLGRGGNDDDRFGGGGFGGGFGGGGGGGFGGFGGGGFGGGGASGRW from the coding sequence ATGTTGAATAAAATGCAAAGTTTAAAAGGCTCAACAAAACTATTTTTTACCTTTTTCTTGGGCTTACTACTATCCGTTGTTGCGGTAGCCCAGGACTTCCCTGCGGTCCCCAATCGCTTAGTTACTGACTATACAAACACATTAAGCTCGGGCCAGCAGATGGAATTGGAACAAAAGCTACTTGCTTTCGAAGATTCTACGTCCATACAGATTGCTGTGGTGGTCATGAACTCCACTGGAGACTATGATATCGCAGACTATGGCGATCGGCTTGCCAAACAATGGGGCATCGGGAACAAGAAGTACGACAATGGTATTCTGTTCTTGGTCGCTTTGGGCGATCGCGCGGTAACTATCCGAACCGGATATGGTTTAGAAGGTGCTGTTCCGGACGTTATTGCTTATCGTATTATCGAAAATGAAGTAAAGCCCGCTTTCAGACAGGGAAACTATTTCTCGGGAATAGATAATGGCGTCAATGCCATTATATCTTATTCGAAGGGCGAATATAAAGCGGATCCGAAGGATAGCTACTCGACAGAAGGTGGCGGCGGTATCCCGATTATTTTTATCATCATCATCATCTTTGTGGTGCTTGCGTTGATCTCTCGTGGCGGCGGTGGCAAGAATGGCGGTGGTCGCGTAATGAATGGACGTGGGTCATCGGATTTATTCTGGTGGACCTTACTGAACTCCCTAGGACGAGGCGGAAATGACGACGACCGTTTCGGAGGTGGAGGCTTTGGCGGTGGCTTCGGTGGAGGCGGCGGCGGAGGTTTCGGCGGATTCGGAGGAGGTGGCTTCGGAGGTGGCGGCGCCAGCGGGCGATGGTAG
- a CDS encoding LemA family protein: MKRLLIVFVGLLTALSFSSCGYNTMVSQDENVKAKWAQVENAYQRRADLIPNLVNTVKGAAQHEKGTLEAVVEARAKATSVTVDPSNLSEEAIANYQQTQDALSQSIGRLLVSVEAYPDLKANSNFQELQAQLEGTENRISVERRAYNDAVQEYNTTVRSFPNNIMAGIFGFKAKGTFKAAEGADKAPTVSF, from the coding sequence ATGAAAAGATTATTAATCGTATTTGTTGGCCTACTTACTGCACTTTCGTTTAGCTCTTGTGGATACAACACGATGGTATCTCAGGACGAGAATGTAAAAGCGAAATGGGCGCAGGTTGAGAATGCTTACCAGCGTAGAGCCGACCTTATTCCAAACCTTGTGAACACGGTAAAAGGTGCAGCACAACACGAAAAGGGAACTTTAGAAGCTGTTGTTGAGGCGCGTGCTAAAGCAACATCGGTAACTGTAGATCCTTCGAACTTAAGCGAAGAAGCTATTGCTAACTACCAACAGACACAAGATGCATTATCGCAGTCTATCGGTCGTTTGTTAGTAAGCGTAGAGGCTTATCCTGATTTGAAAGCGAACTCAAACTTCCAAGAGCTACAGGCACAATTGGAAGGTACAGAGAACAGAATTTCTGTAGAGCGCCGCGCGTATAATGATGCCGTTCAGGAATACAATACCACTGTTCGTAGTTTCCCGAACAACATTATGGCAGGTATTTTTGGCTTCAAAGCGAAAGGTACTTTCAAAGCTGCTGAAGGGGCTGATAAGGCGCCAACAGTATCATTTTAA